One genomic window of Cystobacter fuscus DSM 2262 includes the following:
- a CDS encoding molybdopterin molybdotransferase MoeA codes for MKDDTELLAVEEARARTLALVQPLSTEWVRWEDALGRTLAEDVRAQRTLPPWDNSAMDGFAVRSADLSAPLPVRLRVGETIYAGQTPREEVGPGTCARIMTGAPLPAGADAVVMRERTRLTPEGDAVDILEGVGPGHFVRPRGEDAREGEVLLPRGTPLGIPELGLLLGQGRTSVPVPRRPRVAILSTGDELCPADAPAEGRIVDANAPALSLAVMRAGGVPSVLGIARDTREDVSRLLAAAEGHDLVLTSAGMSVGEHDFVREALAQLGVAQDFWRVAIKPGKPLAVGRKGGTLYCGLPGNPTSSLVTFELFVRPALRRMLGHADVEPPRVPGRLAGELKKAPGLDHYIRVTAAWQEGELWARPLATQTSGALRSAASATHLLHFPRSSSRLATGDEVELLPLSWSA; via the coding sequence ATGAAGGATGACACCGAGTTGCTCGCCGTGGAGGAAGCGCGAGCCCGCACCCTCGCCCTGGTCCAACCGTTGTCCACCGAATGGGTGCGTTGGGAGGACGCGCTCGGGCGCACGCTGGCCGAGGACGTGCGGGCCCAACGCACCCTGCCGCCCTGGGACAACTCGGCCATGGATGGCTTCGCCGTGCGCAGCGCGGACCTCTCGGCCCCCCTGCCCGTTCGTCTGCGGGTGGGGGAAACCATCTACGCGGGGCAGACGCCGCGCGAGGAGGTAGGCCCCGGGACGTGCGCGCGCATCATGACGGGGGCTCCCCTGCCCGCTGGCGCCGACGCGGTGGTGATGCGCGAGCGGACGCGGCTGACGCCCGAGGGCGACGCGGTGGACATCCTCGAGGGGGTGGGTCCCGGCCACTTCGTGCGGCCCCGGGGGGAGGACGCGCGCGAGGGCGAGGTGCTGCTGCCCCGGGGCACGCCCCTGGGAATCCCCGAGCTGGGCCTGCTCTTGGGCCAGGGGCGCACGAGCGTGCCGGTGCCCCGCCGGCCCCGGGTGGCCATCCTCTCCACGGGGGACGAGCTGTGCCCGGCGGACGCCCCCGCCGAGGGCCGCATCGTGGATGCCAACGCGCCCGCGCTCAGCCTCGCGGTGATGCGCGCCGGAGGGGTGCCCTCGGTGCTCGGCATCGCCCGGGACACCCGGGAGGACGTGTCCCGCCTGCTCGCGGCCGCCGAGGGCCATGATCTGGTGCTCACGAGCGCGGGCATGTCGGTGGGCGAGCACGACTTCGTGCGCGAGGCGCTGGCGCAGCTGGGCGTGGCGCAGGACTTCTGGCGCGTGGCCATCAAGCCCGGCAAGCCCCTGGCCGTGGGCCGCAAGGGGGGCACCCTCTACTGCGGGCTGCCCGGCAATCCCACCTCGTCCCTGGTGACCTTCGAGCTCTTCGTGCGCCCCGCCCTGCGCCGCATGCTGGGACACGCCGACGTGGAGCCACCGCGGGTGCCGGGCCGGCTCGCCGGGGAGCTGAAGAAGGCCCCGGGGCTGGACCACTACATCCGGGTGACCGCCGCCTGGCAGGAGGGCGAGCTGTGGGCCCGGCCCCTGGCCACCCAGACCTCGGGAGCCCTGCGCTCCGCGGCCTCGGCCACTCATCTGCTTCATTTCCCTCGTTCTTCCAGTAGGTTGGCTACTGGGGACGAGGTCGAGCTATTGCCCCTGTCCTGGAGTGCCTAG
- a CDS encoding MBL fold metallo-hydrolase, producing the protein MRCGDELLIFDMGTGARALGESLSAGSGPLRASIFLSHYHYDHLQGVPFFTPLFNPRFSFTLYGATREGRSVKDVLAGQMVQPYFPVTMTQVVKAALTYRDMAPGQSLELGVATVRALDLNHPGGNLGYRVDCDGRSVVYATDVEHGCDMDRDLVEFARGADVLIIDAMYTEDEYRGRKGASKMGWGHSTWEAAVHVANTAQVKQLVLFHHETTRDDEEMDAFVARVREHRPEVLAARELETITL; encoded by the coding sequence ATGCGATGCGGGGACGAGTTGCTCATCTTCGACATGGGCACGGGGGCTCGCGCGCTGGGCGAGTCGCTGAGCGCCGGCAGTGGACCGCTGCGCGCGTCCATCTTCCTGTCCCACTACCACTACGATCACCTGCAGGGGGTGCCGTTCTTCACCCCGCTCTTCAACCCCCGCTTCTCCTTCACGCTGTATGGCGCCACCCGAGAGGGACGCTCGGTGAAGGACGTGCTGGCCGGGCAGATGGTGCAGCCCTACTTCCCGGTGACGATGACCCAGGTCGTCAAGGCCGCGCTGACCTACCGGGACATGGCGCCGGGGCAGTCGCTGGAGCTGGGAGTGGCCACCGTGCGCGCGCTGGATCTGAACCATCCGGGCGGCAACCTGGGCTATCGCGTGGACTGCGATGGCCGCTCGGTGGTGTACGCGACGGACGTGGAGCACGGCTGCGACATGGATCGCGACCTGGTGGAGTTCGCGCGGGGCGCGGACGTGCTCATCATCGACGCGATGTACACCGAGGATGAGTACCGGGGCCGCAAGGGCGCCTCGAAGATGGGCTGGGGCCACTCGACATGGGAGGCCGCGGTGCACGTGGCCAACACCGCCCAGGTGAAGCAACTGGTGCTCTTCCACCACGAGACCACGCGCGATGACGAGGAGATGGATGCCTTCGTCGCCCGGGTGCGCGAGCACCGCCCCGAGGTGCTCGCCGCGCGGGAGCTGGAGACGATCACCCTCTGA
- a CDS encoding dihydrolipoamide acetyltransferase family protein: protein MAIFELKLPDLGEGVQEGELVKWHVKAGDLVKEDQTLAEVMTDKATVTVPSPKAGRVVQTHGKEGEMAKVHQLLVTLELEGSAPAQASSGHEAPAAAPTPAAAPVAAAASAAPEAASSSKVLATPLTRRMAREHGLDLSQIAGSGPQGRVMKADVKAAIAGASSSRNEVSPPPAAAARPAAPPVVSGRADERIPLRGLRKKIAEKMVRSKFTAPHFGFVEETDATELVALRKRLNESLAATGDKTKLSFLPFIVKAVIAAMKKYPHLNAQMDEAAQELVVRGEFNIGIAVSTPEGLTVPVLKNADRLTLRELAEEILRLSTAARERKLKMDELTGGSFTITSLGQSGGIFATPIINHPEVAILGIHRMRKRPVVDKNDQVVVREMMNISISADHRVIDGQMAADFVYEVIKYLEHPDMLFLAMA, encoded by the coding sequence ATGGCGATCTTCGAGTTGAAGCTTCCTGATCTTGGCGAAGGTGTTCAGGAGGGCGAACTGGTCAAGTGGCACGTCAAGGCGGGTGACCTGGTCAAGGAGGACCAGACCCTCGCCGAGGTGATGACGGACAAGGCCACGGTCACCGTTCCCAGCCCCAAGGCCGGCCGGGTCGTGCAGACGCACGGCAAGGAAGGCGAGATGGCGAAGGTGCACCAGCTCCTCGTCACGCTCGAGCTCGAAGGCTCCGCGCCCGCCCAGGCCTCGTCGGGTCATGAGGCTCCGGCGGCCGCTCCCACTCCCGCCGCCGCTCCCGTGGCCGCGGCGGCCAGCGCGGCGCCGGAGGCCGCGTCCTCGTCCAAGGTGCTCGCCACGCCGCTCACCCGCCGCATGGCGCGCGAGCACGGGTTGGATCTCTCGCAGATCGCCGGTTCCGGGCCGCAGGGCCGCGTGATGAAGGCGGACGTGAAGGCGGCCATCGCGGGCGCCTCCTCCTCGCGCAACGAGGTGTCGCCGCCTCCCGCCGCCGCCGCGCGTCCGGCCGCGCCCCCGGTGGTCTCGGGCCGGGCCGACGAGCGCATCCCGCTGCGCGGCCTGCGCAAGAAGATCGCCGAGAAGATGGTGCGCTCGAAGTTCACCGCGCCCCACTTCGGCTTCGTCGAGGAGACGGACGCCACGGAGCTCGTCGCCCTGCGCAAGCGGCTCAACGAGAGCCTGGCCGCCACGGGGGACAAGACGAAGCTGTCCTTCCTGCCCTTCATCGTGAAGGCCGTCATCGCGGCGATGAAGAAGTACCCCCACCTCAACGCGCAGATGGACGAGGCCGCCCAGGAGCTCGTCGTCCGGGGCGAGTTCAACATCGGCATCGCGGTGTCCACCCCCGAGGGGCTCACCGTGCCGGTCCTCAAGAACGCGGACCGGCTCACCCTGCGCGAGCTGGCCGAGGAGATCCTCCGCCTGAGCACCGCGGCGCGCGAGCGCAAGCTGAAGATGGACGAGCTGACCGGAGGCTCCTTCACCATCACCTCGCTCGGGCAGTCAGGCGGCATCTTCGCCACGCCCATCATCAACCACCCCGAGGTGGCCATCCTGGGCATCCACCGCATGCGCAAGCGGCCCGTGGTGGACAAGAACGACCAGGTGGTGGTGCGCGAGATGATGAACATCTCCATCTCCGCCGATCACCGCGTCATCGACGGCCAGATGGCCGCGGACTTCGTCTACGAAGTCATCAAGTACCTGGAGCATCCAGACATGCTGTTCCTGGCCATGGCCTGA
- the ribA gene encoding GTP cyclohydrolase II: protein MSDTPQVLPTRKSSSLLERFSEADVPTERGVLRTVVFREKRNGREHVALVVGDIHDKEGVPVRVHSECLTSEVFGSLKCDCRQQLDRALDFVTQNGCGVVLYLRQEGRGIGLGNKIKAYALQSQGLDTYESNRKLGFADDLRSYDVAAEMLRSLGVRSVDLITNNPLKIAGLVEEGIPVRRRIPSRTAHNPHNVDYLRTKRERTGHLIELFAEDDTEAKVG, encoded by the coding sequence ATGTCCGACACGCCTCAGGTCCTCCCCACCCGAAAAAGCTCTTCGCTCCTGGAGCGCTTCTCCGAAGCGGACGTTCCGACGGAGCGAGGCGTGCTGCGCACGGTCGTCTTCCGGGAGAAGCGCAATGGCCGGGAGCACGTGGCCCTCGTCGTGGGGGACATCCACGACAAGGAGGGGGTGCCGGTGCGCGTGCACTCCGAGTGCCTCACCAGCGAGGTGTTCGGCAGCCTCAAGTGCGACTGTCGGCAGCAACTGGACCGGGCACTGGACTTCGTCACCCAGAATGGCTGTGGCGTGGTGCTCTACCTGCGCCAGGAGGGCCGGGGCATCGGCCTGGGTAACAAGATCAAGGCCTATGCGTTGCAATCCCAGGGGTTGGACACGTACGAGTCCAACCGGAAGCTGGGGTTCGCCGATGACCTGCGCAGCTACGACGTCGCCGCGGAGATGCTGCGCTCACTGGGAGTGCGTTCCGTGGATCTCATCACGAACAACCCCCTGAAAATTGCAGGATTGGTGGAAGAGGGTATTCCCGTACGCCGACGCATTCCCTCGCGTACGGCGCATAATCCACATAACGTGGACTACCTGAGGACAAAGCGCGAGCGCACGGGACACCTGATTGAGCTCTTCGCCGAGGACGACACAGAAGCGAAGGTGGGCTGA
- the lipB gene encoding lipoyl(octanoyl) transferase LipB, protein MNTLTVYRLGQVEYEDGLQLMKLFGETRRQGLCGDVLLLLEHPPVLTLGRAAKRENVVADDARLAEEHIGLFQTDRGGDVTYHGPGQLVGYPIFLLPEHRQDVRRYVRDVEQCMHRTLAEYGLSSVTIPKWPGVWLGGEATRDARKIAAIGVHLARWLTSHGFALNVNTHLEHFQLIVPCGIREAGVTSLQRELGHRVPMAEVEQKVARHFADVFELQLAEGPPPTRTVSVTLLQGEGADTRVLLLRRRPQRGGFWQIVTGGLEPGESPREAAARELFEETGLRADVVDLDYRHAFAVGTTVPPRLVEENAFAARCEGGFEVRLGDEHDAFEWVDVPTALERLPFRGLREGVERALQRGARDVRG, encoded by the coding sequence GTGAACACGCTGACGGTGTATCGGCTCGGTCAGGTCGAGTACGAGGATGGCTTGCAGCTCATGAAGCTCTTCGGCGAGACCCGGCGCCAGGGCCTCTGCGGGGACGTGTTGCTGCTGCTCGAGCACCCGCCGGTGCTCACCCTGGGCCGGGCCGCCAAACGCGAGAACGTCGTCGCGGACGATGCTCGGCTGGCCGAGGAGCACATCGGACTGTTCCAGACGGACCGGGGCGGCGACGTCACCTACCACGGTCCCGGGCAGCTCGTGGGCTACCCCATCTTCCTGCTGCCCGAGCACCGCCAGGACGTGCGCCGCTACGTGCGGGATGTCGAGCAGTGCATGCACCGCACGCTCGCCGAGTATGGCCTGTCCTCGGTGACGATCCCCAAGTGGCCCGGGGTGTGGCTCGGCGGCGAGGCAACGCGCGATGCCCGGAAGATCGCCGCCATCGGGGTGCACCTGGCGCGCTGGCTCACCAGCCATGGCTTCGCGCTCAACGTGAACACGCACCTGGAGCACTTCCAGCTCATCGTGCCCTGTGGCATCCGCGAGGCGGGCGTCACGTCGCTACAGCGCGAGCTGGGCCACCGCGTGCCCATGGCCGAGGTGGAGCAGAAGGTGGCGCGGCACTTCGCCGACGTCTTCGAACTCCAACTCGCCGAGGGCCCGCCGCCCACGCGCACCGTGAGCGTCACGCTCCTCCAGGGCGAGGGCGCCGACACCCGCGTGTTGCTCCTGCGCCGGCGTCCCCAGCGGGGTGGCTTCTGGCAGATCGTCACCGGAGGGCTGGAGCCGGGCGAGTCTCCCCGCGAGGCCGCCGCGCGAGAGCTGTTCGAGGAGACCGGACTGCGCGCCGACGTGGTGGATCTGGACTACCGCCACGCCTTCGCGGTGGGCACCACGGTGCCGCCCCGGCTCGTCGAGGAGAACGCCTTCGCCGCCCGGTGCGAGGGTGGCTTCGAGGTGCGTCTGGGGGACGAGCACGACGCCTTCGAGTGGGTGGATGTTCCCACGGCGCTCGAGCGGCTGCCCTTCCGGGGACTGCGCGAGGGCGTGGAGCGCGCCCTCCAGCGCGGTGCGCGCGACGTCAGAGGGTGA
- a CDS encoding ClpX C4-type zinc finger protein gives MAENVRDVIRAAQAAELGGDKRRAIELFQRAAELCRRGGNRARAEQLLRYALRLDPSRTDLEEALRRLEAGESEPSPPIPVVSSDEEEDEDDVHEGATWEIEEDSSTLQDALREASLAVDRRANPVGLAVKVMRSAVLTAESVGPRREEPPAPPAVSSPSSPEREGMFIERGPTRADPALEAWCSFCCRPRLEVGPLVAGPAGAFICAACIGESSSLLGGVTARAPSARPRASRPITQELLGQAEARARLESGLAAGVRRVLVLGPEGSGKSTWLRALVEAGQGEAVTPESIDRASVEATLLVEDVDRLPSAGQAALGAFLSRHPQRTVVMSARGGAVVPGPELVSDSGRLFVPTTASLSEATRGALSLLLLEQVQLLVVLETPGVELLREIARRQLAAREDIQLSDEALTALAQEAARSPRTGHELKALLARIPPGSWRRATPGPGKGDT, from the coding sequence ATGGCCGAGAACGTCCGCGACGTCATCCGTGCCGCCCAGGCGGCGGAGCTCGGCGGCGACAAGCGCCGGGCCATCGAGTTGTTCCAACGCGCCGCCGAGCTGTGTCGGCGCGGGGGAAACCGGGCCCGGGCGGAACAGCTCCTGCGCTATGCCCTGCGGTTGGATCCTTCTCGCACCGACCTGGAGGAGGCGCTGCGCCGGTTGGAGGCGGGGGAGAGCGAGCCCTCGCCCCCCATCCCGGTCGTGTCCTCGGACGAAGAGGAGGACGAGGACGACGTCCACGAGGGGGCCACCTGGGAGATCGAGGAGGATTCCTCGACGCTCCAGGACGCGTTGCGCGAGGCCTCGCTGGCCGTGGATCGCCGTGCCAACCCGGTGGGTCTGGCGGTGAAGGTCATGCGCTCGGCCGTCCTCACCGCGGAGAGCGTGGGGCCGCGACGGGAGGAACCGCCCGCGCCGCCCGCCGTGTCCTCCCCGTCCTCGCCGGAGCGGGAGGGCATGTTCATCGAGCGGGGGCCGACCCGGGCCGATCCCGCGCTCGAGGCGTGGTGCTCCTTCTGCTGCCGGCCCCGGCTTGAGGTGGGGCCGCTGGTGGCGGGTCCCGCCGGCGCGTTCATCTGCGCGGCCTGCATTGGAGAATCCAGCTCGCTGCTGGGAGGCGTGACGGCGCGTGCTCCGTCCGCTCGGCCCCGGGCGTCGCGCCCCATCACCCAGGAGTTGCTGGGACAAGCGGAGGCGCGGGCGCGGCTCGAGAGCGGGCTGGCGGCGGGGGTCCGCCGGGTGCTGGTGCTCGGTCCCGAGGGCTCGGGGAAGAGCACCTGGCTGCGGGCGCTCGTGGAGGCGGGGCAGGGCGAGGCCGTCACTCCGGAGTCGATCGATCGCGCCTCGGTGGAGGCCACGCTGCTCGTGGAGGACGTGGATCGGCTGCCCTCCGCCGGGCAAGCCGCGCTCGGGGCCTTCCTGAGCCGTCACCCCCAGCGCACGGTGGTGATGTCCGCCCGGGGTGGCGCGGTGGTGCCCGGACCCGAGCTCGTATCGGACTCGGGCCGCCTCTTCGTGCCCACCACGGCCTCGCTCTCCGAGGCCACTCGCGGCGCGCTCTCCCTGTTGTTGTTGGAGCAGGTGCAGCTGCTCGTCGTGCTCGAGACGCCCGGTGTCGAGCTGCTGCGGGAGATCGCCCGGCGACAGCTCGCCGCCCGGGAGGACATCCAACTGTCCGACGAGGCGCTCACCGCGCTCGCCCAGGAGGCCGCCCGTTCACCTCGGACCGGACATGAATTGAAGGCGCTCCTGGCGCGGATTCCTCCCGGCTCCTGGCGGCGGGCGACTCCGGGGCCGGGCAAGGGAGACACGTGA